One genomic window of Paraburkholderia phytofirmans PsJN includes the following:
- a CDS encoding class I SAM-dependent methyltransferase has translation MSEVHSSSQTSEFADVKARQHAAWETGNYAVVGTTLQIVGENLCEALDLRAGSRVLDVAAGNGNGTLAAARRWCDVTSTDYVASLLDAGKARAQAEGLTAVQFREADAEALPYADASFDVVMSTFGVMFTPNQEKAASELARVCRPGGKIGLANWTPESFIGQVFKTIGKYLPPPPGLKSPALWGTRARLDELFDGSVRSVAVTSREFMFRYHSPAHWLEVFRTYYGPINKAFAAMDGERQAAFQRDLMTLMESRNRSGDGTLVLPSEYLEIVMVRQ, from the coding sequence ATGTCTGAAGTCCATTCTTCTTCACAAACCTCCGAATTCGCTGACGTCAAAGCGCGCCAGCACGCCGCGTGGGAGACGGGCAATTACGCCGTCGTCGGCACAACGCTACAGATCGTCGGAGAAAACCTGTGCGAAGCACTCGATCTGCGCGCCGGCAGCCGCGTGCTCGATGTCGCAGCGGGAAACGGCAACGGCACGCTCGCCGCCGCGCGCCGCTGGTGCGACGTCACCTCGACCGACTATGTGGCCTCGCTGCTCGACGCAGGGAAGGCTCGCGCGCAAGCGGAAGGTCTGACAGCGGTGCAGTTCCGCGAAGCCGACGCCGAAGCGCTACCCTACGCAGACGCCTCGTTCGATGTCGTCATGTCGACTTTCGGCGTCATGTTCACGCCGAATCAGGAGAAAGCGGCAAGCGAACTGGCGCGCGTATGCAGACCCGGTGGCAAGATCGGCCTCGCGAACTGGACGCCCGAAAGCTTCATCGGCCAGGTGTTCAAGACGATCGGTAAGTATCTGCCTCCGCCGCCAGGCCTCAAATCGCCGGCGCTGTGGGGCACCCGGGCGCGGCTCGACGAGTTGTTTGACGGCAGTGTGCGCAGTGTTGCCGTGACGAGCCGCGAATTCATGTTCCGTTACCACTCGCCGGCGCATTGGCTTGAGGTGTTCCGGACTTACTACGGCCCGATCAACAAGGCATTCGCCGCAATGGACGGCGAACGGCAAGCGGCCTTCCAGCGCGATCTGATGACGCTGATGGAAAGCCGCAACCGGTCAGGCGACGGGACACTCGTGCTGCCCAGCGAGTATCTCGAGATCGTGATGGTGCGGCAATGA
- the prpF gene encoding 2-methylaconitate cis-trans isomerase PrpF, whose protein sequence is MAHQPQIKIPATYMRGGTSKGVFFRLQDLPEAAQVPGAARDALLMRVIGSPDPYGKQIDGMGGATSSTSKTVIIAKSSRPDHDVDYLFGQVSIDKAFIDWTGNCGNLSAAVGPFAISAGLVDPSRIPRDGVAVVRIWQANIGKTIIGHVPMTDGAVQETGDFELDGVTFPAAEVQLEFMDPAAEEEGAGGSMFPTGNLVDDLEVPGVGTLKATMINAGIPTIFVDAESIGYKGTELQDAINSDDKALAMFETIRAHGALRMGLIKNLDEIATRQHTPKVAFVAKPAAYVASSGKQIGAGDVDLLVRAMSMGKLHHAMMGTAAVAIGTAAAIAGTLVNLAAGGGAKESVRFGHPSGTLRVGAEASESGGEWTVTKAIMSRSARVLMEGWVRVPQER, encoded by the coding sequence ATGGCCCACCAACCCCAGATCAAGATTCCGGCCACCTACATGCGTGGCGGCACCAGCAAAGGCGTGTTCTTCCGCCTGCAGGATTTGCCCGAAGCGGCGCAGGTGCCCGGCGCCGCGCGCGACGCGCTGCTGATGCGCGTGATCGGCAGCCCCGATCCGTACGGCAAGCAGATCGACGGCATGGGCGGCGCGACGTCCAGCACCAGCAAGACGGTGATTATCGCCAAAAGCAGCCGCCCGGATCACGATGTGGACTATCTGTTCGGGCAGGTCTCGATCGATAAGGCGTTCATCGACTGGACCGGCAATTGCGGCAATCTCTCGGCCGCCGTGGGGCCGTTTGCGATCAGCGCGGGTCTCGTCGACCCGAGCCGGATTCCGCGCGACGGCGTGGCCGTTGTGCGCATCTGGCAGGCGAATATTGGCAAGACGATCATCGGACACGTGCCGATGACCGACGGTGCCGTGCAGGAAACCGGCGATTTCGAACTCGACGGCGTCACGTTTCCGGCGGCGGAAGTGCAGCTCGAATTCATGGATCCGGCTGCGGAAGAAGAAGGTGCGGGCGGCTCGATGTTCCCCACCGGCAACCTGGTGGACGATCTGGAAGTGCCTGGCGTCGGCACGCTGAAGGCGACCATGATCAACGCGGGCATTCCGACCATCTTCGTCGATGCCGAGTCGATCGGCTACAAGGGCACGGAGTTGCAGGACGCCATCAATAGCGACGACAAGGCGCTCGCGATGTTCGAGACGATCCGCGCGCATGGGGCGTTGCGCATGGGGCTCATCAAGAACCTCGACGAGATCGCAACGCGCCAGCATACGCCGAAGGTGGCGTTCGTCGCGAAGCCGGCCGCGTACGTGGCGTCGAGCGGCAAGCAGATCGGTGCGGGCGACGTCGATCTGCTGGTGCGCGCGATGTCGATGGGCAAGCTGCATCACGCGATGATGGGTACAGCCGCAGTGGCGATCGGCACGGCGGCGGCGATTGCCGGCACGCTGGTGAATCTCGCGGCGGGCGGCGGCGCGAAAGAATCGGTGCGCTTCGGTCATCCTTCCGGCACGTTGCGGGTCGGCGCCGAGGCGAGTGAAAGCGGCGGCGAGTGGACGGTGACCAAGGCCATCATGAGCCGCAGCGCGCGGGTGCTGATGGAAGGCTGGGTGCGGGTGCCGCAGGAGCGGTGA